GTAGAAGCCTTTCAAACATACTTCCCTTTTCTTCATCAAAAGTTCCTGACACCTTTATAGCCGCTCCTTCTGGTGCGTCATATCGATGATAACTCTCATACTCTTCGTTAATCCACATGATACCATAATAAAATAAGATTGTGCATCCAGTGAATAATATAAACACCTTTAATGTATGCAGGACCAATCCAAACCACGATTTCATTTTTCTTGCCTCCAAACCGACACATAGAACAAGGGATGCCCCTTTTTCAGAGTCCGTCATGTTCTATTCGACTATACTTAATACTAATCTGTATGCCTATTTGGACAAGAATTATACCTAATGCTAAGGCAATTTCACGAGAAAATAAAAAACCCTTCTTCAATGGAAAAAGGGTTTTGGAATCATTCATCAGTTTCAGTTGTTTCTTTTTCCTGACATCTATGGCAAATGCCGTGGAAAGTCAGGCGGTGATCTTTGATTTTAAAATTCCAGTCTCTTTCAACGATCTCTTCCACATCTTCAAGAAGGTCGTCCTGGATTTCATCCACTGCTCCGCATTCGATGCAGACGAGATGATGGTGGAAATGGGCAGCGCCTTCCTGGCGGAGATCGTAACGAGATACACCATCGCCGAAGTTGATCTTATCGACAATTTTCAGTTCAGTCAGCAGTTCAAGTGTCCGGTATACTGTTGCCAAACCGATCTCAGGAGATTTCTCTTTGACAAGCAAATAAACATCTTCCGCGCTCAAGTGGTCTTCTTCATGTTCAAGCAACACGCGAACAGTAGCTTCACGCTGCGGCGTTAATTTATAGCTGGACGAATGCAGCTGTTTCTTGATTCTCTCAATTCTGTTTTCCATTTCGATAACTCTCACTCCCCCGCCACTATTCTTATATTATATCAGAAGGGGAATGAGATTCAAAATAAAATTATTACAAATAAGAAACAATAGTTATTTTCTTTTAGTAATTACTTTAATTAACGGAGTTGATGACCGCCTTCAACAGTGCTGGAGACAAATACGCCTCCACTCCTGCCGCCATAGCCAGGAAAACAAGCGCAGCGACAAACGCAAAGATATATCTGAAGAATTGCGGCATGATTGGCTGGTTGATTTTCTTCATAAATTGGTTCCTGATCATTTTCAATGAAAAAGTCACCGCCATTGTTGCTGTTATGATGAATACCGGGATAATAATGAAGTTTTGCGGAAGGATGGAAACAAAAGATAAAAGAAATCCGTCCCATTGCATCTGGTTAACAAGAAAGCCGACCGTGAAGCCAACAACCATCCCTTTCATGAAAAGCAGAATCAGTATGACTGGAAGCCCTATGATTGAAACTCCAAGAATCCAGATCAGTCCAATGAATTTCCCATTGTGTAAAAAGCTTTGCAAAAATAAATCTTTTCCGTCCGCTACTTTTCCGGATGCGGCCTGGCCAAAGAACTGCGATAAATAATAGAATAAATCCTCTTTTTGAGTGAAGCTGAGGCTATTCACTATTATGGCCCCAAATATGACTCCCATCAAAAACAGGACAATGACAAAAAGATAGATTGAGGAATATTCTCTTAAATGGGTTACTGCGACGTCCTGGTACCTTCGTTTCTTCATCTCTTTTCCTCCTGCATATTGGTTACTTACTATCATCATATGCATGGACAGAGAGTCTATGACTGCAAAGCTTTCAATTTCCGATTTAATAGAAAACGAAAAGCGTAAGCTCCTTGGTCAGTCCCGACAAGCGTCTCGAGCTGCTCAAAGCTAACGCTTTTCTCAAGATACTCGTGGGAGCACTCTTGGGGATGAAAGCTGGCTAGACGCTGGAGCTGGAAACAAAAATCCGGCCATTTCACATGACCGGATTCATTTAATCAGTTATCTTACCGTATTTTCCTCCACCGCCTGCGTGAAACGCAAGTTGGCCTTTTCTAGCCTTATCTATCGTTATAGCAGTTTTTTCAGGAATGACCTGTTTTAAGGAGTCAAATGGCACTGAATGAAGGACGGCCATTTCTGTACCAAAATGATTCATGAGCTTTTCTAGCATTTTCGGACCCAGCCCTGGTATGAATTCGAGCGGCACCTGGTGGATATATGGTGGCCTTTCATCATAATTATTTTCCTCAGAAGTCCTTAGTTCCAGTATTCTGTCAGCAACACCCTTTATCTTTTTATCAGATCCGCAAACAGAGCACGCTTCATCAAATACTGGACTGTATGTAAGGCAATCTGCACAGACCGTGCGGTGATACTTTCCGAGCTGAGGATCCAGACCATAATTTGCTCTGATCCCCCTGCCTTCCGCTTTGCTTAGTGCAAGTCCCAGTTCTCGGAAAGATGGTTCAGCCATTACAATCTTCTGGTATTCTCTCGCGATTTTTGCAAGTGAATGGGCGTCGGAATTCGTCACGAACGTATAACGGTGAAGCTCAGCCAGCTGGTCTGCCATGTTTGTATCTGAGCTTAAGCCTAATTCAATTCCATCAATCAGGTCTGCATCGAACACCTCTGCAAGAGAATTCCTGACCCCTTTTCCGTATAAGCTTTTAAAGGGCGTAAATACATGAGCAGGGATGAAAATACCACTAAGTTCCTTAACCTTTTTTTGCAAAACATGGCCAGAAACATACACTCTTTGGGAGCTCAAATGAATATTTTTCAAGTGGTTTGCGAGCCAATCTGAAAAAGTTCTCATCTTTTGGAGAGTTGGCAGATAGCATAATACATGAATTGGACCCTGAGTGCTTTCATCATTTATCTCAAGCTCGGAACCAAGGATCACACTCATCCCGCCATAATTCAGTCCACCCTCTGGATGTTCCTGCAGCTCACCTGCTTTAAGCAACTCTTCCATTTCATCTAACACTTCCGGTGAATGGCTGTCAATGACCCCGATCATATTCAATCCTTTATAATCCCTTGCGTGGCGGATTATATTGCTGAATGTGAGTGATTTTGCACCCGTGATTTTAACAGCTCTTCCTGATCTCGCCCTGCCAATATGGATGTGCAGATCAACGAAGTATTCCTCCATTTACTTATCCAACGCTTCCTGCAATTGCAGATGCTGGACTGCATATGCTGTTTTGGCATCAAAGATTTTTTGTTCTTTCACAAGCTGGATCGCCTCTTCAAGGGTTATTTCCAGCAAATTGACAAACTCATCCTCGTCGGCTGCCGCTGGATTGGCCTTTTTAGCAAGCCCAGTTGCTCTATATACATGGATAATCTCATCTGCGAACCCCGGGGAAGTATAGAAGGAGATCAGCCATTCCATGTTGGCACATTCATAACCAGTCTCTTCCTCAAGCTCACGTGCCGCACAAATTTCGGGATTTTCTCCTGCCTCCAGCTTGCCAGCAGGGATCTCAATGATTGTCCGTTCAAGAGCCTTCCTATATTGTTCCACCATGATGATTTTATTATCAGCAGTGACCGGAATGACCGCTACTGCCCCTGGATGCTTGACGATTTCCCTTTTTGATGTTTTTCCATTCGGCAATTCTACATCGTCTACCTGCAGGCTTATGACCTTTCCTGTGAAAATCTGCTCTGTCTTCAATGTTTTTTCCTCAAGCGATTTCATACATGTCCACTCCTGTTCTAATCCGATATCAAATGCTCATACATTTTACCATACTTATCTGAAAGGAGTATGCCTATGAAAATTTACGTCCATGGCCAGGGAATCACTCTTGCTGGAAAGGCGTGGGAAATCAAAACCATCTTAAAAGAGTATGGAAAAAAGCATGAGCTTGTTAAAGATTGGGTAGACGCTGTCAATCAGCATACACGCCGGCCTGAATAGTTGAATACACTCCTTTTTTTCCGTTAAGATGGAATCAATATTGGAACGGAGTGATTTTATATGAAGAGACGGAAACTGGGTACATCTGATCTGTTTGTCAGCGAAATCGGCCTCGGTTGTATGTCGCTTGGGAAGGATCTCTCAAAGGCACAGGGGGTCGTTGAAGCTGCCCTAGAAGAAGGAATCAACTATTTTGATACCGCTGATTTGTACGACTTCGGGGAGAATGAAAAGATAGTCGGACAAGTCTTAAAGAATGTCAGAGAGCAAGTCGTCATCGCTACAAAGGCCGGCAATCGCTGGACTGACGAGAAAGACAGCTGGACTTGGGATCCCTCAAAAGCTTATATCAAAGAGGCCGTCAAGCAAAGTTTGAAAAGATTGGATACTGATTATATTGATCTGTACCAGCTTCATGGCGGGACAATTGAAGATAATATCGATGAAACTATCGAGGCCTTTGAAGAATTAAAAGATGAAGGCTATATTAAATTTTATGGGATATCTTCCATTAGACCAAATGTCATTCGAGAATATGCTCAAAAATCAAACATAGTCTCGGTCATGATGCAGCTCAGCATACTGGACCGCCGCCCGGAAGAAGTTGCGCTCCCGCTTCTTCAGGATAAAAACATCAGTGTGGTAACGAGAGGGACGGTCGCTAAAGGCATGCTCAGTGACAGGATGCTAGAGAAAGCAGCTGCCAAAGGGTATCTCGATTACAGTTATGACGAATTGGCTGTGATCCTTCCTTTATTGAAAGAGAAGGTCGCTTCATCAAGATCACTTGCTGAAGTCGCCATTCAATATAATTTAGCCCAACCTGCCGTAGCTTCCGTTGTCGCAGGAGCAAGCACACCTGAACAAATCAAGGAAAATGCCAGGGCTGCAGGCTCCAATTCCCTGTCTGCTGAAGAAATCCAATTGATTAAGTCCATTACGAAGGCAAATAAATATGAACAGCATAGATAAAAAGAGGAACACCTTCGCATGCAAAAGCGAGAGTGTTCCTTTCTTCTATATGAGTTAATCCAGTTTCTAAGCAAGCATCAACAAAAATGTATAGCCTGCCATTCCAGCGGCAAAGGCCCAAAAGTTACTCTCCCTTTCCTCCGGGAGCTCTTCTTTCATTACATTTAAAATGACTCCGCCTGCAAGAAGGGCAAATAGGACAGCAATAATGTTTTCATTCACTTCCCAGATAATCCCGATTGCCCAGCCTGCCAATATTGCGGCTGCCAGAAGCCATCTCCCTATAACATCATACATGTCCTTGTGTGCTTCCCTGAGCGCATGGTCACTGGTGATGAAGTGGACGGCCAGGGCGATAAAGTAAAAGACCAGTCCCATTTTTGTTTCCTGCTCTCCATGTAGCAGCAAATACCCGATCAAGCTGTTATAGAGAAAAAAAGAAACTATATGGATCCAAAATACTCCTTTTGAAGCCCGGTCCATATTGTGTTTCTCCTGCTGCTTTTTTTTTGAGGTCTTTACCATGCGTTCCAGTCCATAAAAAATGGCCAAACCAATCATTGCCACAATATATGTATGGTTTTCAAAGAACTTTAAGGCATCTGATTGGATACTCCTGTCAAGGACCTCGTTATGTTTATTCAACTCAGGGAGCAGGTGGATGAACACATAGGCTACAGAGATGCCTCCTGCAGCTGATAG
This portion of the Mesobacillus sp. S13 genome encodes:
- a CDS encoding Fur family transcriptional regulator, which codes for MENRIERIKKQLHSSSYKLTPQREATVRVLLEHEEDHLSAEDVYLLVKEKSPEIGLATVYRTLELLTELKIVDKINFGDGVSRYDLRQEGAAHFHHHLVCIECGAVDEIQDDLLEDVEEIVERDWNFKIKDHRLTFHGICHRCQEKETTETDE
- the spoIIM gene encoding stage II sporulation protein M, with the protein product MKKRRYQDVAVTHLREYSSIYLFVIVLFLMGVIFGAIIVNSLSFTQKEDLFYYLSQFFGQAASGKVADGKDLFLQSFLHNGKFIGLIWILGVSIIGLPVILILLFMKGMVVGFTVGFLVNQMQWDGFLLSFVSILPQNFIIIPVFIITATMAVTFSLKMIRNQFMKKINQPIMPQFFRYIFAFVAALVFLAMAAGVEAYLSPALLKAVINSVN
- a CDS encoding NUDIX hydrolase, translating into MKSLEEKTLKTEQIFTGKVISLQVDDVELPNGKTSKREIVKHPGAVAVIPVTADNKIIMVEQYRKALERTIIEIPAGKLEAGENPEICAARELEEETGYECANMEWLISFYTSPGFADEIIHVYRATGLAKKANPAAADEDEFVNLLEITLEEAIQLVKEQKIFDAKTAYAVQHLQLQEALDK
- the mciZ gene encoding Z-ring formation inhibitor MciZ yields the protein MKIYVHGQGITLAGKAWEIKTILKEYGKKHELVKDWVDAVNQHTRRPE
- a CDS encoding endonuclease Q family protein; this encodes MEEYFVDLHIHIGRARSGRAVKITGAKSLTFSNIIRHARDYKGLNMIGVIDSHSPEVLDEMEELLKAGELQEHPEGGLNYGGMSVILGSELEINDESTQGPIHVLCYLPTLQKMRTFSDWLANHLKNIHLSSQRVYVSGHVLQKKVKELSGIFIPAHVFTPFKSLYGKGVRNSLAEVFDADLIDGIELGLSSDTNMADQLAELHRYTFVTNSDAHSLAKIAREYQKIVMAEPSFRELGLALSKAEGRGIRANYGLDPQLGKYHRTVCADCLTYSPVFDEACSVCGSDKKIKGVADRILELRTSEENNYDERPPYIHQVPLEFIPGLGPKMLEKLMNHFGTEMAVLHSVPFDSLKQVIPEKTAITIDKARKGQLAFHAGGGGKYGKITD
- a CDS encoding YqzK family protein; translation: MKSWFGLVLHTLKVFILFTGCTILFYYGIMWINEEYESYHRYDAPEGAAIKVSGTFDEEKGSMFERLLLFYLNGE
- a CDS encoding aldo/keto reductase, whose amino-acid sequence is MKRRKLGTSDLFVSEIGLGCMSLGKDLSKAQGVVEAALEEGINYFDTADLYDFGENEKIVGQVLKNVREQVVIATKAGNRWTDEKDSWTWDPSKAYIKEAVKQSLKRLDTDYIDLYQLHGGTIEDNIDETIEAFEELKDEGYIKFYGISSIRPNVIREYAQKSNIVSVMMQLSILDRRPEEVALPLLQDKNISVVTRGTVAKGMLSDRMLEKAAAKGYLDYSYDELAVILPLLKEKVASSRSLAEVAIQYNLAQPAVASVVAGASTPEQIKENARAAGSNSLSAEEIQLIKSITKANKYEQHR